A genomic stretch from Halobellus sp. LT62 includes:
- a CDS encoding ArnT family glycosyltransferase, with protein MRKHWNALAKETRWVILLAVGFVLFRVGIASLSGFGFHQGWNEGHYALIASGFLDHPLVPRYGDNFVYNVPPLFPYAVSASFLLFGESVLAARLPSILATGGLIIATYELGREVFGDRSTALVGALIFATLPYVQLFGGRAQTDMLMVFFVTTSVTAIVKGYRRQIYYRRWIVVGAASFAAAVATKQPALAVSGIVFFWLLGNRRFDRDAIRRTALLIATSAICLLPVAGWFYLNYVTAPAAFVADWEHELLSRTPPFANVRLLVAIAFGLGVTPPVIFASTVGFFTDIRDAFEGSRINLTGDKGPSILLWWLLFYGIFVLVRTPHGHQYYAVILTPPIALISAQGIQAIATRFDGLKGYGRKSVRVVLIVFVLSSTVAGTVVLFELSGEFSAANGGGTTIASEAGDFVIEETASDATILVSNGYAPPLKWYVKDDRSVEQVEAYHVSSLTKQRIQSTISESEGAVYVVLPSPSWGKLPAENSEEIYHTAPYRFTLASYVGDYVATDSKFTFYLNDRRLVIYRVE; from the coding sequence ATGCGGAAACACTGGAACGCACTCGCCAAAGAAACGCGTTGGGTGATACTGCTCGCCGTCGGGTTTGTCCTGTTTCGGGTCGGTATCGCGTCACTGTCCGGGTTTGGCTTTCACCAAGGGTGGAACGAAGGCCACTACGCGTTGATCGCATCCGGCTTTCTGGATCATCCCTTAGTTCCGCGGTACGGTGACAATTTCGTCTACAACGTCCCACCGCTATTTCCGTATGCAGTCTCCGCTTCGTTCCTGCTGTTCGGCGAATCCGTGTTAGCGGCTCGACTTCCGAGTATTCTCGCTACCGGCGGACTGATCATAGCGACGTACGAGCTCGGTCGGGAGGTGTTCGGAGATCGATCCACCGCTTTGGTTGGGGCGCTCATCTTTGCCACGCTCCCGTACGTCCAACTGTTCGGCGGACGAGCGCAGACGGATATGCTGATGGTGTTCTTCGTCACTACTTCGGTGACAGCGATCGTTAAAGGATATCGGCGTCAGATATACTATCGACGTTGGATAGTTGTCGGGGCTGCGTCGTTCGCCGCCGCTGTGGCGACGAAACAGCCCGCGCTTGCTGTGTCCGGGATCGTCTTTTTCTGGTTACTGGGTAATCGGCGATTTGACAGGGATGCGATTCGACGAACTGCACTTTTGATCGCTACAAGCGCAATCTGTTTACTTCCTGTTGCTGGATGGTTCTATCTGAATTACGTTACTGCGCCAGCAGCGTTCGTCGCAGACTGGGAACACGAGCTCCTCTCGCGAACACCTCCCTTTGCCAACGTGCGTCTCCTCGTAGCGATCGCATTTGGACTCGGTGTCACTCCGCCCGTGATTTTTGCTAGTACAGTCGGCTTCTTTACCGATATTCGTGATGCGTTTGAAGGATCCCGAATAAACCTCACTGGGGATAAGGGGCCATCAATCCTACTTTGGTGGCTTCTCTTTTACGGAATCTTTGTCCTTGTGCGAACGCCTCACGGTCATCAGTATTACGCGGTCATTCTCACTCCCCCGATTGCATTAATCTCTGCGCAGGGAATTCAAGCAATAGCAACTCGATTTGATGGTCTGAAAGGCTATGGTCGCAAATCTGTTCGAGTTGTATTGATCGTATTTGTTCTCTCCTCAACGGTTGCTGGTACCGTGGTGCTATTCGAACTGTCTGGAGAGTTTTCCGCTGCGAATGGAGGGGGAACGACCATCGCTTCAGAGGCAGGCGATTTTGTGATCGAAGAAACTGCAAGTGATGCCACCATTCTCGTTTCCAATGGATACGCCCCACCGCTGAAATGGTATGTCAAAGACGACCGCTCTGTGGAACAAGTTGAAGCATATCACGTTTCTTCGTTAACTAAACAGAGGATACAATCAACAATTTCGGAGAGTGAAGGTGCTGTGTACGTGGTCTTACCCTCTCCCTCTTGGGGGAAACTCCCTGCCGAGAATTCTGAGGAAATATATCATACTGCTCCGTACCGATTTACGCTTGCATCTTACGTGGGCGATTACGTTGCAACCGACTCAAAATTCACTTTCTATCTTAACGATCGTCGGCTTGTGATCTACAGGGTGGAATAG
- a CDS encoding sugar phosphate nucleotidyltransferase gives MKAVVLAAGEGMRLRPLTRTRPKPMLPIGNQPLLEHVIEAGREAGIDEFVLVVGYKRERIQSYFGEGDDWDVDIEYAVQETQLGTGHALLQAESYIDGSFIALNGDRIIEPSAITAVIQERRETGSPVMAVTRHRSPENYGVVDIDGQRVRSIEEKPPAHTVRTDYINAGVYGLGGAIFDEIRRTNADGELAITTVLQAYRDSLRPVRFDGLWLDVSYHWDILAVNNRMLDRTDSPRAETASIHERATVVDVAAVASDVRIRPGATVLPGTSLGENVEVGSNAVLSNCVVLADATVGDGAVVRDCVIGENAIIGPNATIEGGDTDVVVDGVVHSDVRLGGVIGDNTTISGNVTVSPGTVIGNDATVESGSIVSDWIEYNAIVRRG, from the coding sequence ATGAAAGCTGTCGTCCTCGCTGCCGGAGAAGGAATGCGGCTTAGGCCGCTGACCCGGACCAGACCGAAACCGATGCTTCCGATTGGGAATCAGCCACTTCTTGAACACGTGATTGAAGCCGGTAGAGAAGCGGGAATTGACGAGTTCGTTCTTGTTGTCGGTTACAAACGTGAACGGATACAGAGTTACTTCGGTGAAGGTGACGACTGGGATGTCGACATTGAGTATGCTGTCCAAGAGACTCAACTCGGGACTGGCCACGCGCTGTTGCAGGCGGAGTCATACATTGATGGCAGTTTTATCGCGCTTAACGGCGATCGGATCATTGAACCGAGCGCAATCACTGCTGTAATTCAGGAGCGTCGAGAGACTGGCAGCCCTGTGATGGCTGTAACCCGGCACCGGAGTCCTGAAAACTACGGTGTCGTCGATATTGACGGTCAGCGTGTGCGTTCGATCGAAGAGAAGCCGCCAGCACATACAGTTCGGACGGATTACATCAACGCCGGTGTTTATGGCCTCGGGGGGGCGATATTTGATGAGATTCGGAGGACTAACGCCGATGGAGAACTGGCAATCACGACCGTTCTGCAGGCGTATCGGGACTCACTGCGCCCAGTTCGGTTCGACGGCCTCTGGCTCGACGTCTCGTATCACTGGGACATCTTGGCAGTCAACAATCGGATGCTCGATCGAACAGATTCTCCCCGTGCTGAGACGGCATCTATTCACGAGCGGGCGACAGTCGTCGACGTGGCAGCGGTCGCCTCAGATGTGCGTATCCGGCCGGGGGCAACGGTGCTTCCCGGAACGTCGCTCGGCGAGAACGTCGAGGTCGGGTCGAACGCCGTCCTTTCGAACTGCGTCGTGCTCGCAGACGCAACGGTCGGCGACGGAGCTGTCGTCCGAGATTGCGTCATCGGCGAGAACGCTATTATCGGACCAAACGCAACGATCGAAGGAGGAGATACTGACGTCGTGGTGGACGGGGTCGTTCATTCTGACGTCCGTTTAGGTGGGGTTATCGGAGATAACACAACGATTAGCGGCAACGTGACCGTCTCACCGGGGACGGTGATCGGGAACGATGCAACCGTTGAGTCGGGCTCAATCGTGAGCGACTGGATCGAGTATAACGCGATCGTGCGGAGGGGGTAA
- the glmS gene encoding glutamine--fructose-6-phosphate transaminase (isomerizing), protein MCGIIGYSGSSDALPILRNGISNLEYRGYDSAGIALGGDRIEVYKRAGKLSALTEVLPEASSATIGLGHTRWSTHGEPTDANAHPHTNESDNVAVVHNGIIENYDALRSALIERGHTFTSDTDTEVVPHLVEEELESGHDLVDAVSAVVEKLEGNFALGVVAAGHDGIVATRRGNPLVLGYAEHGAFIASDVPAFVKHTRRVSYAEDGDVIHLSESDVSVYADGEAVSRDIQEIEWDAEAAEKGGYKHYMLKEIHEQPSALRQAISGRIDEMKGEVDLEIDLPAEYLNSLQEIQFIACGTSYHAALYAADLLEEHADVRASAEIASEYEFRGGRDPWRTLVVAVTQSGETADTLSALRRAKRAGARTLAVTNTLGSTVTREVDDTIFIRAGPEIGVAATKTFCSQVAVLGLLSIYIGRARDVMSSSDARKLLSDLRGLPSAVQQVLDRENQVRVAAEEYGGGDAFFFIGRRLGAPVALEGALKLKEISYDHAEGFAAGELKHGPLALVTSETPVLAVLTAESNASETLNNVKEVESRGAPVIGCASNGIDAEKFVDEVFVVPELGTFEPLVANVFFQLFSYYVADLKGRSIDKPRNLAKSVTVE, encoded by the coding sequence ATGTGTGGAATCATCGGCTACTCTGGATCATCAGACGCACTTCCGATCCTCAGAAATGGAATCTCAAACCTCGAATACCGCGGGTACGATTCTGCGGGAATTGCCTTGGGTGGCGACAGAATTGAGGTCTACAAACGCGCAGGGAAATTATCAGCGCTCACCGAGGTACTTCCCGAAGCATCGTCGGCGACGATAGGTCTCGGCCACACGCGGTGGTCGACCCACGGCGAACCCACAGATGCGAACGCACATCCCCACACGAACGAATCCGATAACGTCGCAGTCGTCCACAATGGGATCATCGAAAACTACGACGCGTTGCGGTCTGCACTGATAGAACGCGGCCACACTTTCACGAGCGATACGGATACCGAGGTCGTCCCACACCTCGTCGAAGAGGAGTTGGAATCCGGTCACGATCTCGTCGACGCGGTCTCTGCTGTCGTCGAGAAACTGGAAGGGAACTTCGCACTCGGAGTCGTCGCCGCGGGCCACGATGGTATTGTGGCAACGCGTCGCGGGAATCCCTTGGTTCTCGGATACGCCGAACACGGGGCATTCATCGCAAGTGACGTCCCGGCGTTCGTCAAGCATACGCGGCGCGTCAGTTACGCCGAGGACGGTGACGTAATCCACCTCTCTGAATCGGATGTGTCGGTATATGCTGACGGCGAGGCGGTTTCCCGAGATATCCAAGAAATTGAGTGGGACGCCGAAGCCGCGGAGAAAGGTGGATACAAACACTATATGCTCAAGGAAATCCACGAGCAACCTTCGGCGCTACGACAGGCGATTTCTGGGCGCATCGATGAAATGAAAGGCGAGGTAGACCTAGAGATCGACCTTCCTGCAGAGTATCTGAACTCACTTCAGGAGATCCAGTTTATCGCCTGTGGCACCTCCTATCATGCCGCGTTGTACGCTGCAGACCTGTTAGAAGAGCACGCAGACGTCAGAGCCTCCGCGGAAATTGCTTCGGAATACGAGTTCCGCGGTGGGCGCGATCCGTGGCGAACGCTCGTTGTCGCGGTAACGCAGAGCGGTGAGACCGCTGATACACTTTCGGCGTTGCGGCGAGCGAAGCGAGCCGGCGCCCGGACACTCGCAGTTACGAACACGCTTGGAAGTACGGTGACGCGGGAGGTTGATGATACCATCTTTATCCGGGCTGGCCCCGAGATCGGCGTCGCCGCGACGAAGACCTTCTGTTCGCAAGTCGCAGTATTGGGGCTTCTCTCGATCTACATTGGCCGTGCCCGGGATGTGATGTCGTCGAGCGATGCCAGAAAATTGCTCTCTGATTTGCGTGGACTTCCAAGTGCAGTACAACAGGTGTTGGATCGAGAAAATCAGGTGCGCGTTGCAGCCGAGGAGTATGGTGGCGGCGACGCGTTCTTTTTTATTGGGAGGCGTTTGGGCGCTCCTGTCGCGTTAGAGGGGGCATTGAAGCTAAAGGAAATTTCGTACGACCACGCTGAAGGCTTTGCAGCGGGAGAGTTAAAGCACGGTCCTTTGGCATTAGTGACATCAGAAACACCGGTATTGGCAGTGCTTACTGCGGAATCGAACGCTTCTGAAACGCTGAACAACGTCAAGGAAGTCGAATCACGAGGTGCACCGGTGATCGGATGTGCATCGAACGGCATAGACGCAGAGAAGTTTGTAGATGAGGTGTTTGTTGTGCCCGAACTAGGGACGTTCGAACCTCTTGTAGCCAACGTGTTCTTCCAATTGTTCAGCTACTATGTGGCTGATTTGAAGGGGCGATCGATCGATAAGCCACGAAATTTGGCGAAGAGCGTGACGGTGGAATGA
- a CDS encoding glycosyltransferase yields MRRLVRGLVGAVATLVSLTGLPYAIYLLLAKAWNPQGSPAQKQPAEPTVSIVLPTYNEERIVENKLRDIVSLDYPMEKVEVVIVDSSDDDTREIIRSFFADRQTPELTLLEEDERRGLAPALNDAYAAASNEMVVKTDCDSKVAADALREAAANLADPDVGAVTGRNVDVLGGSDVEEGYRDVQATIQTLESHLDSTLIFHGPFSAFENREIVPIDPDSIADDTELALKIRRNGKRVVFDPAIRYKEASHSAFNKRRSQKDRRAMGLIRLLLRNRDMLGRYGLYGGVVLPFNWWFMLISPWLMAVGIGLATILGLVVAGPFGLVVPASVGAFTLLGSRDKLGSLQAVYAVFDTQVSLLFAAVKLWRGEGSAVWDVDEELRDLYE; encoded by the coding sequence ATGCGAAGACTCGTTCGCGGACTCGTCGGAGCCGTCGCGACGCTGGTGTCGCTGACGGGACTCCCCTACGCGATCTACCTCCTCCTCGCGAAGGCGTGGAACCCGCAGGGTTCGCCCGCGCAAAAGCAGCCCGCGGAACCGACGGTGAGCATCGTGCTGCCGACATATAATGAGGAACGGATCGTCGAGAACAAACTCCGAGACATCGTCTCGCTCGACTACCCGATGGAGAAGGTCGAGGTGGTCATCGTCGACTCCTCAGACGACGACACGCGAGAGATCATCCGGTCGTTCTTTGCAGATCGACAAACGCCCGAATTGACGCTCTTGGAGGAAGACGAACGGCGCGGCTTGGCCCCCGCGTTGAACGACGCCTACGCGGCCGCGTCGAACGAGATGGTCGTCAAGACCGACTGCGACTCGAAGGTCGCCGCCGACGCGCTCCGAGAGGCCGCGGCGAATCTGGCCGATCCGGACGTCGGCGCGGTGACTGGACGCAACGTGGACGTCCTCGGGGGAAGTGACGTCGAAGAGGGGTACCGCGACGTGCAGGCGACGATCCAGACGCTGGAGTCGCACTTGGATTCGACGCTCATCTTCCACGGACCGTTTTCGGCGTTCGAGAACAGGGAGATCGTTCCGATCGACCCCGATTCGATCGCCGATGATACAGAATTGGCACTGAAGATCCGGCGAAACGGCAAGCGGGTCGTCTTCGACCCCGCAATCAGATACAAGGAAGCGTCGCACTCGGCGTTCAACAAGCGCCGGAGTCAGAAGGATCGGAGAGCGATGGGGTTGATTCGGCTGTTGCTTCGGAATCGAGATATGCTGGGGCGGTATGGATTGTACGGAGGAGTGGTGTTGCCCTTCAACTGGTGGTTTATGCTGATCTCGCCGTGGCTGATGGCGGTCGGGATCGGACTGGCGACGATCCTCGGGTTAGTCGTTGCCGGGCCGTTTGGGTTGGTCGTGCCCGCGAGCGTGGGAGCATTCACGCTTCTGGGATCGCGAGACAAACTTGGTTCGTTGCAAGCGGTGTACGCCGTGTTTGATACGCAGGTATCGCTGCTCTTTGCGGCAGTGAAACTGTGGCGCGGCGAGGGATCGGCGGTGTGGGACGTCGACGAGGAGTTGCGGGACTTGTATGAGTGA
- a CDS encoding glycosyltransferase family 4 protein, with protein sequence MRVLQVTPRYPPQSGGVETHVKEISERLVDRGHEVTVVSADAGMEGERREVRNGVSVRRYRSIAPGDAMHVCPQIVAAVRRADVDVVHAHNYHSFPLFFAALGVGDRKFVVTTHYHGGSASSVRDRLLSLYRPFGRWAVRRADEVIAVSEWEKEQLASDFEVEATVVPNGVDVERFAEAEPVERERPYILTVGRLEEYKGVQHVIRAMGELSEYDLLVAGSGPYRAELERIAREEGVADRVEFLGYVDDDELPGLYAGAEVYVTMSEFEAYGMTVAEALAAGTPCVVRDVAGLQDWADIGGVYGIERVSLDTLRSLIKSKEAVPRRSISERSWESTTDKIIRQTYTGRCLDA encoded by the coding sequence ATGAGAGTCCTGCAAGTGACGCCGCGGTATCCACCCCAGTCGGGGGGCGTCGAAACCCACGTCAAAGAGATCTCCGAGCGGCTCGTCGATCGCGGCCACGAGGTGACTGTCGTCAGCGCGGACGCGGGGATGGAAGGCGAGAGACGAGAGGTGCGCAACGGGGTCTCAGTGCGGCGGTATCGGAGTATCGCGCCGGGTGATGCAATGCACGTCTGCCCGCAGATCGTGGCGGCCGTTCGGCGGGCTGACGTCGATGTCGTTCACGCGCACAACTACCACTCGTTCCCGCTGTTCTTCGCGGCGCTCGGCGTGGGAGATCGGAAGTTCGTGGTGACGACGCACTACCACGGTGGAAGCGCGAGTTCGGTGCGAGATCGGTTGTTGTCGCTGTATCGACCGTTCGGTCGTTGGGCAGTTCGACGGGCTGATGAGGTTATCGCGGTGAGCGAATGGGAAAAAGAGCAGTTGGCGTCGGATTTCGAAGTGGAGGCAACGGTGGTCCCGAACGGCGTAGACGTGGAACGGTTCGCCGAGGCTGAGCCGGTGGAACGAGAGCGGCCGTATATTTTGACAGTCGGCCGCTTAGAGGAGTACAAAGGCGTCCAGCACGTGATTCGGGCGATGGGAGAGCTTTCGGAGTATGACTTGTTGGTCGCCGGGAGTGGGCCGTATCGAGCCGAGTTAGAGCGGATCGCTCGCGAGGAAGGGGTGGCGGATCGCGTAGAGTTCTTGGGTTACGTTGATGATGACGAGCTGCCGGGATTGTACGCCGGTGCAGAAGTGTATGTGACGATGAGTGAGTTCGAAGCCTACGGGATGACCGTTGCGGAGGCGTTGGCTGCTGGGACGCCGTGTGTTGTTCGGGATGTTGCTGGATTACAAGACTGGGCGGATATTGGTGGAGTATACGGAATAGAAAGAGTCTCTCTAGATACACTGAGAAGTCTGATCAAGTCCAAGGAAGCTGTACCAAGGCGATCGATCAGTGAGCGATCGTGGGAAAGTACAACTGATAAAATCATACGACAAACATACACTGGGCGTTGTTTAGACGCGTGA